The Abditibacteriota bacterium genomic interval ATCATCCGCAAGAGGCCGGACGTGAAGTTTTTTCTCCTGACCAAGAGGCCCCACCGGGTCCGGGAGCACCTGCCTCCGGACTGGGGAGACGGCTGGGAAAACGTGATGCTGAACGTGAGCTGCGAAAATCAGCGGCGGGCCGATGAGCGGATACCCCTGCTGCTGGAGCTGCCGGCCAGGCACAAGGGCATCATGTGCGCTCCCCTCATAGGCAGCGTATCCATAGACAGATATCTCGCCTGCGGACAGCTGGAACAGGTGCTGTGCGACGGGGAAAACTACGGGGGAGCCCGCCCCTGCCGCTATGAATGGGTCAAGGCCCTCAGCG includes:
- a CDS encoding DUF5131 family protein; the encoded protein is IIRKRPDVKFFLLTKRPHRVREHLPPDWGDGWENVMLNVSCENQRRADERIPLLLELPARHKGIMCAPLIGSVSIDRYLACGQLEQVLCDGENYGGARPCRYEWVKALSEECRQRNVTFVFCGTGRRFIKDGRLYEIEENARQSRQAFLSGLSFEGKPIEWRLTFPMGGLLDDRELYAPYFGRRCGTCGMRPACNGCSRCGRCGGEEEQL